tacctaggaGCTTGTAAACACCAACATTTTTCAGCGCACTCCGGTATCGCATATTTACCGAATCGACACcacattaacaataaaaaaatcgtgcAACAGGAGTCCGGTTACATTTTCTTGGTCTCataatttcgtaaaaaaacaaaaaaaaacttctctTATAAAAGTCCCATGGTTTCATCAAAGCCAGTCGAGTATCTACAGCTTGGGGAGGTACAGTCGCCCGTAAAACAAAATTCGTCAGATAACTCATGCAGTTGTATAGATTAGGCACCGTTTGTAAGTGTCGGCCAGCGAGTTCGATTTTCGGTCATGACATTACCTACTTAATTACCTAATAGAATATACTAGACAATATGTGTCTGAGTGACTACAGCCTCGCGGATCGATTTCTCAGGTTCAGTTACGCTTGCAGAGGTTGATCTGTGGGTGGTTGACATATACATGCGAGTTCCTCCgcgtttcagaaggcacgttaaattttggTCCATTAGTAGGTAGAAGCTTGAaggtctgacaactagtcttactgAGGGTTATCGTGTACTTTACTGGGTTGTGCAGGTCctataggcagtcgcttcatgtagagtactggtattcagcggcatccagtgagactggaagccaactccaacatagttgaatgAGCAGCTAGACTGatcatgtaataataataaaatgtgcatCTCACATATCCCGCACAGTATCGAAGTCACAATCCCCGTGGTCTGCCGGTCTGTGGTCTAAAACGGTGCgacgcggcgaggtgaccaccgCACCTTATCACTACACGTGAACTCGAAATTCTAATTATAGTATAGGTGACCAAATATCAATAGGTGAATACATGtatttgaaatagaaaaaaagtaCATTAAGTTGAATTACTCCATCAAGACATACGTAGGtatgtattatgaaatatgaaGCCAGTCCAGTTCCTAAGGAAAATGTTTGAAGCGGGAAGATAATTCCGTGACTAATCATAGAACAATTCCATAATTTTCCTTACATTGCAGGTAAGTATGCGGCAGTAGAATATTAAAAGGTCTCACTCGTTTTATCctgtttatctaaaaaaaacttatttacttacttggTTCAAATTCCGagtctaatataaataacgGGATAAAAAACGGATTTTGTGGGTGTGCTTCGTTGCCTAGGAGAAAGAAAAGTGTAATTTTTATGTGCATAAAGTAAAGCTGTTTAGCCACTACCCACAACCgcagtttttgttttttagtctGTATAAGAGAATGAAATTTATCTATGcccaatattgtaaattaaatgattGCAATTCAAGAACCTTGGCCTAAGACCAAGTAATAAAGGTAAATCCCtcaggttttattaaaattgccaATTGATAAATCGATATCAATTTATAGGTTTCAGTGTTGCCAATGAGCATTGAAAtcgagtaaatattttttttaggtacctacttatcaATGATACTAGCGACATTATACtatgttaaaaataagaaaagtggCTTTTAATCACATAGGTAAATTAATTGCTAGATGAGCAAAGGCCTTATGCCTGTTTATTTCACCCCTCtaacatcacaaaaatatttaaaacaaggAGTAAAAATGAAGAACACCAAAAAGTGAACCCTggataacaaattataaaccaGAAATACTTGCAacaaattttcatacacaaCTCAATTAAGTGTTTTCATAAGTACTTATCAATAATACTAAATCtgctattgtaataaaaacaaccACATAGTCACagacatttaataaattaaaatcgaaCTTAAACACTATACAATATCTATTGATTAAGAAtgttattaaactaaatataaagaGATCCATCAGCAGGTCCTAAGTGGTGAATCCCAATTAGTAAAGCATCTACTAAAGTCCATACTCCCAATCCTCCAAAACTGAAGAGTTTCCCGATGCCCTCTTGCCAATGTCCGAGGTAGAATCGGTCTGCACCGAAACCACCAAGAGTCAAAGCAAGGATAAGGGCAGTACCCCATCGAGTGCCTGCTGTCCAAGAGCATCGGATTTTCTTCAGAAATCGTCGCTTTCCTAAACATATAATATCATCTGACACGGTGCAGTTTGTTCTGAAAAAGagttaataatgttatagtTTTGAGCTGATAATAAAACTGTTGATATAAATCTCatggatttattattattttgtggattaatttgtaaaacatacAAGTAAAATTTGAGGGGTGAAGCCAAGGAATTACAATTGGCCTTCTGATCACAGCGATGCTCCCATTTCTCAGTCTGGTAGCAGAATCTACACATTGCAGTTCTGTTAAATGTTTTACTACCCTGAAACATGACAGATGTACACTTGAGCAGATgttattacaaacaaattaatactaTCCTTCAAAATGAAAGTAAGTTCCGTTTGTATTCAACATTTTTGATATCATATTGTATCAATATCATTTTGGTGTCTTACCTTACAACCAATCTTTGGCTTGACCATGCATGTGTAGTTATAGAAACCTCCGTATCGACAATCTATGCTCCTTTCACAATTTATACAAGGATATTGTAGCTCATGACAATCAACTTCCGCAGTGTCTTGCTCCACAGCAGGGCAACTTTTTAAGTACTCTTCATTCTCACTAAAATTCACTCCTTTGTCGCCCGAATCATctttcattttgttttctttgctTTGAATATCCATGTTATTATTTGCTACGAATATAAAGTcgtattaaaatcaataatcttgctttaaaatcattttttaatgtatCATTTTCGACAAATACTTACCCATGTCTGTTATGttaattgtgttaaaaataaccaacaaaactaaaactaaacagtCTCTAATGCTTATCCTTAATGGTATACCTCTCGGCATCATGAAATTTTCACCATGATCCAAGTAAATGCATAAAGttaaagcttttttatttcGACAACTCTGTGCAAAAACAATGTTGACAATATGACTGTCAAAATTGACAAGTTGACAGTATGATACGGATATTGGCAGCAGGATGGCTCGATATGGGAGacagagatataaataatttcatgttTAACATATAGTGTTTATTAAATCTGGAATGTAATAAATCAATAGCTGAGCAGCGAAAGGTACCTACCGAAAGCTGCGCTGGGGTGGGCAGAATAACACAGACAGTtcatttccttttattttccCCAATACAATATCTTCTGTAGGTTCCTTCAGGGAAAATCAGTTGTATTACTGTTCAATAGTATACTTATAATTGTGGCAGTTTATTTACACCGCAGCGATTTGTCGAAATTTTCAAATTTTCGGTATCTATAGATATCTAGTGAAGGAAATTCtctatttaatataaacaatcctataacaacaaaataacgtacataaaaataacttgtgACAGTAGAGATAAGCCAGTATAGTGCTATAATTATCAgggataataaataataataatatatcttaccAAGTGCCGGCTTTactatattattctttatttgcTTGGGTTCTGaatggaaaaataaaacattacttagagatcaacaattatttaattattcaatatcACAATATATTCATCACATTCCTATAATACtaattcatcaaaattacaaaattaaaaattaaacaagcaACATTTTCCATCTAGCTCCAGGCTGATGGAGAAAAAAACTTAAAGATTGGAATCGAAAATACTTTGGGAATTAAATCCATCACTAGTAAGGCCCTCTAGCGTTGGTTTTCGGCTATTGTCATCATTTTCCCTAGACATTTCTGTGATGGTCGACAAATCTGGCACAGCGCAAGCTATGGGGAATAACTGTTTGAGATTTGCCCCAAAACTGGCAACATTTATTGGCGGATCTTGCGCAATTGCCATATTCGTGTTGGTAGTTTCATCTTCGCTGAGGAGGTACCATTTATTTGGCTGATCATGCGGCAGTGGTAGTTCGTCAGAAAGATCCTCGGTCATGAGACTAGAGGCTTCAGTATCTACAGGACTTTTAATATCAGTATAGCAGGTGTGTTGAACGTCATCCTGCTTTGATTCTGTAAGAGAGAAatcagtacaaaaataattatatttgaaagcAACACAATGGAATAGTTAAAGTAGAAGTATAtgcatttgtatgtttgtttgtgaatCTTAGGCTAAACTGAACATTGAGGACTGTCTAGCAATAGAAGGCCATCGAGCGTGCGGGCCAACTCATAAGGCAGCAGTGGcaataaatgatataattatgcaattattgagtaatttttgTGTTACCATTATAGGGGATTTCAACTCATGTGGAGTAGGCAGTGCACGTGGTAACAGCTTAGCTAATATAATGAGTAAATGAGACTATTTAATTGCCCTAGAAGAGAAAAAAGATTCAACTCACTATAAAAACTTCTCACATCCTGAGCATTATTGCAGAAGCAGTCTGGCGACACACGACCTCCGTCGTTGAATTCACACAAGCTGAGCCATTCATTGTCACCGGATTGCATCGAATCACCCAGAGTTAGAACAGACCTCATAGAGTTCTCTACAAACTCAATGCTGTCGCCTACACACTCGTT
The sequence above is drawn from the Anticarsia gemmatalis isolate Benzon Research Colony breed Stoneville strain chromosome 17, ilAntGemm2 primary, whole genome shotgun sequence genome and encodes:
- the amx gene encoding TM2 domain-containing protein 3 almondex — protein: MMPRGIPLRISIRDCLVLVLLVIFNTINITDMANNNMDIQSKENKMKDDSGDKGVNFSENEEYLKSCPAVEQDTAEVDCHELQYPCINCERSIDCRYGGFYNYTCMVKPKIGCKGSKTFNRTAMCRFCYQTEKWEHRCDQKANCNSLASPLKFYLTNCTVSDDIICLGKRRFLKKIRCSWTAGTRWGTALILALTLGGFGADRFYLGHWQEGIGKLFSFGGLGVWTLVDALLIGIHHLGPADGSLYI